A window from Zingiber officinale cultivar Zhangliang chromosome 7A, Zo_v1.1, whole genome shotgun sequence encodes these proteins:
- the LOC122002617 gene encoding probable DNA primase large subunit: MEIVRSQREPTHAAASTTSAKLSFYRFAPALEVRLEDFELYAIDRLRVLQGISDGLSRGKKPEEMEKLVTELWRAHMRHQDPSEVMNKDIISHFVLRLVYCRTDELRKWFLSMETSLFRYRFRLESPESQRSLMSEFQLPYKAISRAEFETVKEKLNQVARSIGQSLNADTLFFKAPFEEVPELFAGRRVFLQKGFAYVAMHQVVSLVATQFRSNLSKCLVLTNRKWTSTIRDTERDRLAPIIEALSTGYLGPDYSQPKNSAEISLKDINGLASSSFPLCMRHLFDKLRETHHLKHGGRMQLGLFLKGVGLRLEDALLFWKSEFSQKVGAERFDKEYAYSIRHNYGKEGKRTDYTPYSCQKVISSTPSTGDHHGCPYRHFSEENLRAALTKMGVCGRSVDGILDKVRNKHYQIACTLTFEAVHDAPYDSGINHPNQYFDASRKILQNKMEST, from the exons ATGGAGATTGTTCGATCGCAGAGGGAACCGACTCATGCTGCCGCCTCGACAACGTCGGCTAAACTCTCTTTCTACCGCTTCGCGCCGGCGCTCGAAGTCCGGCTGGAAGATTTTGAACTCTACGCCATAGATCGCCTCCGAG TCCTGCAGGGTATTTCAGATGGTTTGTCCCGAGGAAAAAAGCCCGAAGAGATGGAGAAATTG GTAACTGAACTATGGAGGGCACATATGAGGCATCAAGATCCATCAGAGGTCATGAACAAAGACATCATTTCACACTTCGTTCTCCGTCTTGTATATTGTAGAAC GGATGAATTAAGGAAATGGTTTCTTTCCATGGAGACTTCTCTTTTCCGCTATAGATTCCGACTAGAAAGCCCCGAATCACAG AGGTCACTCATGTCCGAATTTCAGCTACCCTATAAGGCTATTAGTCGTGCAGAATTTGAG ACTGTAAAGGAAAAATTGAACCAAGTTGCACGTTCTATTGGCCAGTCGTtgaatg CTGATACACTCTTTTTTAAG GCACCCTTTGAAGAAGTGCCAGAATTATTTGCTGGCCGCAGGGTTTTCCTACAAAAAGGTTTTGCTTATGTTGCGATGCATCAG GTTGTGTCCCTTGTTGCCACTCAATTCCGAAGCAATCTCTCAAAGTGCCTTGTCTTAACCAACAG AAAATGGACATCAACCATTAGAGACACAGAAAGAGACAGGCTAGCCCCT ATCATCGAAGCACTAAGCACTGGGTACCTGGGGCCTGATTACTCTCAG CCTAAAAATTCTGCTGAGATATCTTTGAAGGACATCAACGGGCTAGCTAGCAGTTCTTTTCCTCTTTGCATGCGCCATTTATTTGATAAG TTAAGAGAAACTCACCATTTAAAGCATGGAGGAAGAAtgcaacttggacttttcttgaaG GGTGTAGGCTTAAGACTGGAAGATGCTCTTCTATTCTGGAAATCAGAGTTCTCTCAGAAG GTTGGTGCTGAACGTTTTGATAAAGAATATGCATATTCAATACGGCACAACTATggaaaagaaggaaaaagaaca GATTACACTCCTTATTCTTGCCAAAAAGTTATTTCTTCTACTCCTAGCACTGGTGATCACCACGGCTGTCCTTATCGGCATTTCAG TGAGGAAAATTTGAGAGCTGCTCTTACTAAAATGGGAGTTTGTGGACGTTCAGTAGACGGCATATTGGATAAAGTTCGGAACAAACATTATCAG ATAGCTTGTACATTGACATTTGAGGCTGTCCACGATGCTCCCTACGACAGTGGCATCAACCACCCAAATCAGTACTTTGATGCAAGCCGAAAGATACTCCAGAATAAG ATGGAGAGCACTTAA